From Pempheris klunzingeri isolate RE-2024b chromosome 18, fPemKlu1.hap1, whole genome shotgun sequence, a single genomic window includes:
- the LOC139217743 gene encoding kinesin-like protein KIF3C produces MSKNKSSESVKVVVRCRPLNRKEESSGPPGGIVQMDLRLGQVILRNPRAPASEPQKTFTFDAVYDANSKQRDLYDESVRPLIDSVLAGFNGTIFAYGQTGTGKTYTMQGAWMDPEKRGVIPNSFDHIFTHISRSQSDKQYLVRASYLEIYLEEVRDLLDPNHGSARALELRESPDRGVYVRDLTSCVCKSIKEIEEVMNVGNQARAVGATDMNEHSSRSHALFLITVECSQPGPDGRKHIRVGRLNLVDLAGSERQAKTGVQGERLKEAAKINLSLSALGNVISALADGRSSHVPYRDSKLTRLLQDSLGGNAKTVMVATLGPAPQHYDETLTTLRYANRAKNIQNQPRVNEDPKDALLREFQNEIARLRAQLSCRKWRSKQKKEQVDGEGWERNGDEETDGEEEVEKEAEEYVKLEEQRLEREKEAIREDQFLLAEEKQRLLGEKERMMGDLRKEQEATEQLTAKYKAMESKLLVGGKNIIDHTNEQQKMLEMKRQEIAEQTRSEREIQQQMLVRDEETVELRETFTSLQQEVEAKTKKLKKLYAKLQCIKAEIQDVNDEHVRSRQELEQTQNELTRELKFKYLIIENFIPPEEKNKIMNRLTFDPEEDQWKFQPLVPAESKSSQMKKRPASAVGYKRPISQYARVAIAMGAHSRYRAENIMFLELDMTPPNTASLDRSAEAEPNQSHSVDSSPTKDRGVRKSQSWCQTPKSITSSSSNVSLAACHTATPMAAQ; encoded by the exons ATGTCAAAGAATAAAAGCAGTGAGTCGGTGAAGGTGGTGGTTCGCTGCCGGCCTCTGAACCGGAAAGAGGAGTCCAGTGGGCCTCCAGGGGGCATCGTGCAGATGGACCTGCGGCTCGGACAGGTGATCCTCAGAAACCCCCGTGCACCAGCCAGCGAGCCCCAGAAAACGTTCACTTTCGATGCCGTTTACGATGCAAACTCCAAACAGCGAGACCTTTACGATGAGAGCGTGCGGCCGCTCATTGATTCAGTGCTTGCAGGGTTCAATGGCACTATATTTGCATACGGGCAGACCGGAACAGGGAAGACGTACACCATGCAGGGGGCGTGGATGGACCCAGAGAAACGGGGTGTGATCCCCAACTCTTTCGACCACATCTTCACACACATCTCCCGCTCCCAGTCCGATAAGCAGTACCTAGTGCGGGCGTCCTACCTCGAGATCTATCTGGAGGAGGTTCGGGATCTCCTCGATCCCAACCACGGCAGCGCCAGAGCCTTGGAGCTCCGGGAGAGTCCGGACAGAGGGGTGTATGTGCGCGACCTCACTTCGTGTGTTTGCAAGAGCATCAAGGAAATTGAGGAGGTGATGAATGTGGGCAATCAGGCGAGGGCGGTTGGGGCGACAGACATGAACGAGCACTCGTCCAGGTCCCATGCCTTGTTCCTGATCACCGTGGAGTGCAGCCAGCCTGGGCCAGATGGGAGGAAACACATCCGGGTTGGTCGCCTCAACCTAGTGGATCTGGCTGGCAGCGAGCGCCAAGCCAAGACAGGCGTTCAGGGCGAGCGCCTGAAGGAGGCCGCCAAGATCAACCTTTCCTTGTCAGCGCTGGGGAACGTGATCTCGGCGCTGGCCGATGGCCGCAGCAGCCATGTGCCGTACCGGGACTCCAAGCTGACTAGACTGTTGCAGGATTCTTTGGGCGGGAATGCAAAGACAGTCATGGTCGCCACCTTAGGCCCGGCCCCCCAGCACTACGACGAGACCCTCACCACCCTCCGTTACGCCAACCGGGCCAAGAACATTCAGAACCAGCCCAGAGTCAACGAGGATCCCAAGGATGCTCTCCTGCGCGAGTTTCAGAACGAGATCGCTCGCCTCAGGGCCCAGCTCAGCTGCAGGAAGTGGAGgagcaaacagaagaaggaGCAGGTGGACGGTGAGGGCTGGGAGAGGAACGGGGATGAAGAGACAGacggtgaggaggaggtggagaaggaggcggaGGAGTATGTGaagctggaggagcagcggctggagagggagaaggaggccATCAGAGAAGACCAATTCCTGTTGGctgaggagaagcagaggctcctgggagagaaagagaggatgatGGGAGATCTGAGGAAGGAGCAAGAAGCCACGGAGCAACTGACCGCCAAGTACAAA GCGATGGAGAGCAAGCTGCTGGTTGGTGGAAAGAACATCATCGATCACACCAATGAGCAGCAGAAGATGCTGGAGATGAAAAGGCAGGAGATTGCTGAGCAG ACACGTAGCGAGAGGGAGatacagcagcagatgttggtCCGGGACGAAGAGACTGTGGAGCTGAGGGAGACTTTCACTTCTCTgcaacaggaagtggaggccAAGACCAAGAAACTcaagaag CTGTACGCCAAGCTCCAGTGCATCAAAGCGGAGATCCAGGACGTGAACGACGAGCACGTGAGGAGCCGACAGGAGCTGGAACAAACTCAGAACGAGCTCACCAGAGAGCTCAAGTTCAA GTATCTGATTATAGAGAACTTCATTCCACCGGAGGAGAAGAATAAGATCATGAACagactgacctttgaccccgaGGAGGATCAGTGGAAGTTTCAGCCTCTTGTTCCTGCTGAAAG TAAATCCTCGCAGATGAAGAAAAGGCCAGCATCTGCAGTTGGATACAAACGACCCATAAGCCAATATGCCAGGGTTGCCATAGCAATGGGAGCTCACTCCAGATACagg gctgagaATATCATGTTTCTGGAGCTGGACATGACTCCTCCGAACACCGCCTCACTGGATCGTTCAGCAGAGGCAGAGCCGAACCAAAGTCACTCTGTGGACAGCTCGCCCACCAAAGACAGAGGCGTCCGCAAGTCTCAATCCTG GTGCCAGACCCCAAAATCCATCACGTCCTCCTCTTCTAATGTTTCCTTGGCAGCGTGTCACACTGCCACACCAATGGCGGCACAGTAA